The following coding sequences are from one Deltaproteobacteria bacterium CG2_30_66_27 window:
- a CDS encoding [protein-PII] uridylyltransferase: MSLPSLSRDVLRADLPDRDFLDSVKEFLAGTHLAVREEQRQCLCGGAEACRMISGAMDAVLSVLYDRARARFRASAPDLSYRMAVVAVGGYGRRELCPYSDVDLLFLHGYKIDHFVEAVTEWMLYPLWDLGLEVGHSVRNIKETIRLAGGDDSIRTALLDHRLVAGDASLYRETAPELDRFLYFDNGDRYIEKKIREMRSRHAKVGSTVYLLEPNVKEGRGGLRDLQTAVWGARIKYKCDDLAELRKKGVVGARTVEAIRHVLDYLLRVRNELHYLQGKKADILSFEIQEQMAERFRYRALGSNQAVERFMRAYYLHAASAARLSDEVLEEVGRFLPEEGSRKPFFFLKRKRVGAGGILYKGKLQVKDRASFEKEPIKILEFFRSMQTTRSSLSPQARRDIQTALPAVGSAFREDREAAKLFLEILSDPVHLRETLLAMNESRFLARYIPEFAPLYCKVQRDIYHVYTVDIHSIRCASVLAGIETSPSRTKEEAEFHRIHATVRNRGLFHLAILFHDIGKGKGHGHSRIGAEIVARIGARWGLPEQDVSDLVFLVERHLLMANVSQRRDLHDIELILSFADTVGTVSRLDQLYLLTYADMKEVAPEVWTQWKAMLLAELYEKGRNVLDQGALKRPFEERAHLRRLQVREFLGGEPREAVEGFLSRVDDRYLLATPDGRFVEHCRTLAAFDGKTPVVVAIDFPESGTTEFLLVCPDERGLFAKIAGTLSANGMNILNASIATTVDGVVLDTFYVSYLGKSLRGDPKKERVIADLSRVLRGESTVEALMAEPRAGKYVRDRVSRYRPTRVVLDNSVSSRCTVVDIFTYDRIGLLYDITSALTVLGIDIALSKISTKADQVADVFYIVDRDGGKITAPDRKEEIRQALLASIGT, from the coding sequence GTGTCTCTTCCATCCCTTTCCCGGGACGTCCTGCGCGCCGACCTCCCCGACAGGGACTTCCTCGACAGCGTGAAGGAATTCCTCGCCGGCACCCATCTCGCGGTCCGTGAAGAGCAGCGCCAGTGCCTTTGCGGCGGGGCCGAGGCGTGCCGGATGATTTCCGGCGCCATGGACGCCGTGCTGTCGGTTCTCTACGACCGAGCCCGCGCGAGGTTCCGCGCGTCGGCGCCGGACCTGTCCTACCGGATGGCGGTCGTCGCGGTGGGCGGTTACGGCCGTCGCGAACTGTGCCCCTACTCCGACGTCGATCTTCTTTTCCTTCACGGCTACAAGATCGATCATTTCGTCGAAGCGGTGACCGAGTGGATGCTCTACCCGTTGTGGGACCTGGGACTCGAGGTGGGGCACAGCGTCCGCAACATCAAGGAGACGATCCGGCTCGCCGGCGGGGACGACTCGATCCGCACGGCGCTCCTCGACCACCGGCTCGTCGCGGGGGACGCCTCCCTGTACCGCGAAACGGCGCCGGAGCTGGATCGGTTCCTCTACTTCGATAACGGTGACAGGTACATCGAGAAGAAGATCCGGGAGATGCGCTCGCGGCATGCCAAGGTCGGTTCGACGGTCTACCTGCTGGAGCCGAACGTCAAGGAGGGGCGCGGGGGGCTGCGCGACCTGCAGACGGCGGTCTGGGGGGCGCGGATCAAGTACAAGTGCGACGATCTCGCGGAGCTGCGGAAAAAGGGCGTGGTGGGCGCCCGGACCGTCGAGGCGATCCGGCACGTCCTCGACTACCTTCTCCGGGTGCGGAACGAGCTTCACTATCTGCAGGGGAAAAAGGCCGACATCCTCTCCTTCGAGATCCAGGAGCAGATGGCGGAGCGGTTCCGCTACCGGGCTCTCGGGTCGAACCAGGCCGTCGAGCGGTTCATGCGGGCGTATTACCTGCACGCGGCCTCCGCGGCCCGGCTCTCCGACGAGGTCCTCGAGGAGGTGGGGCGATTCCTGCCGGAGGAGGGGAGCCGGAAGCCGTTCTTCTTCCTGAAGCGGAAGCGGGTCGGCGCCGGGGGGATCCTCTACAAGGGGAAACTGCAGGTCAAGGACCGCGCCTCCTTCGAGAAGGAGCCGATCAAGATCCTCGAGTTCTTCCGGTCGATGCAGACGACGAGATCGTCGCTCTCCCCGCAGGCCCGGCGTGACATCCAGACGGCGCTGCCCGCCGTGGGGTCCGCGTTCCGCGAGGACCGAGAGGCGGCGAAGCTCTTCCTCGAGATCCTCTCCGACCCGGTGCACTTGAGGGAGACGCTCCTCGCCATGAACGAGAGCCGCTTCCTCGCCCGGTACATTCCCGAGTTCGCTCCGCTCTACTGCAAGGTGCAGCGGGACATCTACCACGTCTACACGGTGGACATCCACTCCATCCGCTGCGCGAGCGTCCTGGCCGGGATCGAGACGTCTCCCTCCCGCACGAAGGAAGAGGCGGAGTTCCACAGGATCCACGCGACCGTCCGGAACCGCGGGCTCTTCCACCTCGCGATCCTGTTCCACGACATCGGGAAGGGGAAGGGCCATGGCCACAGCCGGATCGGCGCGGAGATCGTGGCGCGCATCGGAGCCCGGTGGGGGCTCCCGGAGCAGGACGTCTCGGACCTCGTCTTCCTCGTGGAGCGGCACCTGCTGATGGCCAACGTTTCGCAGCGCCGCGACCTGCACGACATCGAGCTGATCCTCTCCTTCGCCGACACCGTGGGTACCGTCTCACGCCTGGACCAGCTCTACCTGCTCACTTACGCGGACATGAAGGAGGTGGCGCCGGAGGTCTGGACCCAGTGGAAGGCGATGCTCCTGGCCGAGCTGTACGAGAAGGGGCGCAACGTCCTGGACCAGGGGGCGCTCAAGCGCCCGTTCGAGGAGCGGGCGCACCTGCGGCGCCTGCAGGTGCGGGAGTTCCTTGGCGGGGAGCCCCGGGAGGCGGTGGAGGGATTTCTCTCCCGCGTGGACGACCGGTATCTCCTGGCCACTCCCGATGGCCGGTTCGTGGAGCATTGTCGGACGCTCGCGGCGTTCGACGGGAAGACGCCCGTCGTCGTGGCGATCGACTTTCCGGAATCGGGGACAACGGAGTTCCTCCTCGTCTGCCCCGACGAGCGCGGCCTCTTCGCGAAGATCGCGGGGACGCTGTCGGCCAACGGCATGAACATCCTCAACGCCTCGATCGCCACCACCGTGGACGGCGTGGTCCTGGACACGTTTTACGTCAGTTATCTCGGCAAGTCCCTGCGGGGGGACCCGAAAAAGGAGCGCGTCATCGCGGATCTTTCGCGCGTCCTCCGGGGGGAGTCCACCGTCGAGGCGCTCATGGCCGAGCCCCGGGCGGGAAAGTACGTCCGGGACCGCGTCTCCCGGTACCGGCCCACGAGGGTCGTCCTCGACAACTCGGTCTCCTCGCGCTGCACCGTGGTCGACATCTTCACCTACGACCGGATCGGCCTCCTCTACGACATCACGAGCGCCCTGACGGTGCTGGGGATCGACATCGCGCTCTCCAAGATCTCCACGAAGGCGGACCAGGTGGCCGACGTCTTCTACATCGTCGACCGGGACGGGGGGAAGATCACGGCCCCCGATCGCAAGGAGGAGATCCGCCAGGCGCTCCTCGCGTCCATCGGGACATAG
- a CDS encoding site-specific tyrosine recombinase XerD → MDNDALLDAFLLHLKTERRLSGNTLAAYGADLRRFSVFLADRAVDARKFTRSDFLDHLTGLRDGGLSARSTARHVSTLRSFFRFLVREEVLAASPVSGVKAPRLGRPLPKYLTLSQVDRLLAAPDGHTPEGIRDRAMLAIMYASGLRASEVVTLRLENVDANAGFLYVLGKGGKERVVPVADVALTVLGEYIASARQTFLGKRFSSELFLSRRGKAITRQTLWNRIRRWALAAGIEQRISPHTMRHSFASHLLAGGADLRAVQAMLGHADIATTQIYTHVTPERLRDVHRRHHPRG, encoded by the coding sequence ATGGACAACGACGCCCTCCTCGACGCCTTTCTCCTCCACCTGAAGACGGAGCGGCGTCTCTCCGGGAACACGCTGGCGGCGTATGGCGCCGACCTGCGCCGCTTCTCCGTTTTCCTCGCGGACCGCGCGGTCGACGCGAGGAAGTTCACCCGCTCCGACTTCCTCGACCACCTCACCGGGCTCCGGGACGGTGGGCTATCGGCCCGTTCCACCGCCCGGCACGTCTCTACGCTACGATCTTTCTTCCGGTTCCTCGTGCGCGAGGAAGTCCTCGCCGCGTCCCCCGTCTCCGGGGTCAAGGCGCCTCGGCTCGGGCGACCTCTTCCGAAATACCTCACCCTCTCGCAGGTGGACCGGCTGCTGGCCGCGCCGGATGGACACACTCCAGAGGGGATCCGGGACCGTGCGATGCTGGCGATCATGTACGCCTCCGGGCTGCGCGCCTCCGAGGTGGTGACCCTCCGGCTCGAGAACGTCGACGCGAACGCCGGGTTCCTTTACGTCCTGGGAAAGGGCGGCAAGGAGCGGGTGGTGCCGGTGGCGGACGTCGCGCTGACCGTTCTCGGTGAGTACATCGCCTCCGCGCGCCAGACGTTCCTCGGGAAGCGGTTTTCGAGCGAGCTGTTCCTCTCGCGCCGCGGAAAGGCGATCACCCGGCAGACGCTCTGGAACCGGATCCGGCGCTGGGCGCTGGCGGCCGGGATCGAGCAGCGGATCTCCCCCCACACGATGCGCCACTCGTTCGCCAGCCACCTGCTGGCGGGAGGGGCGGACCTGCGCGCGGTCCAGGCGATGCTCGGGCACGCCGACATCGCGACCACCCAGATCTACACGCACGTCACTCCGGAGCGGCTGCGGGACGTCCACCGCAGGCACCATCCGCGAGGATAG